GAGATCCATATAGCCCGGAGCAATACCTATAATAACCCCCGTCTCATTCATAACCGTCTCTGCGGCTTCTGCAATCCTGTGTCCTGCTTTGCCAAATCCTTCAGTATAGATCTTGAAATTTATAATTATCTCAGGAAATCTCTTGGCCATTCTCTCCTACCCCCTTATTTAGACCTCTTAAGCTTCATCATATCCCCAAGAGTCGGAGTTACAGGACCGGATTTCTCAGACCTGATGTCTGTATCAGTGGACTCAATGAGCTTAATCTTCAGTGCACTCTCAATCTTCTTTCTGACGCCGTCTTCCGGGATCATGCCTTTCTCTATCTTCTTTATAAGGCCCTCTTTCTCTTTGATACTCAGGGCAAGTTCCTTCTGAGAGAGACCAAGCGCCTCTCTTCCCTCCCGGACCCTGGCAGAGAAATCATCCACAATATCGCCGTCCATCATGTCAAAGACATCTCTTGCACGCCTCTTTGGTGCTGAAGCAGCCCCGGAAGCACCCGGCCTTATAGTCTTAATTTTGCCGGCCTGCTGCTGTGCCTGTGCTCCTGCACCCGGCCTTTCCAAAACTGTGCCAAGCTTTGAGCATTTACTGCATACACGCATTCTGGCGCCGCCAATCTGGACGAGAACGGGTTTTCCCCGGATCGTTTCTCCGCAAACCTCACACTCTGTCATAAAAATCTAAACATCTATATATCAAACAAAACCTAAATACCTATTTGAGGGAACGGATGGCAGATAGCCAGACAAAAAAATCCGAATCACTGAATGAGGAGGATGTAACAAGGTACCTCCTCGACAGAATTTCCGGTCTTGAGAAGAGAAATCTCGAACTTCGTGAGGAATTAAGGCAGCTTGAATCAGAGAAGCGCTTTATTGAGACACAGAAGATAAGATTTGAACGCGAGATCAGGAAACTGAAAGGTGAGGTCGAAAAACTGAGAAGCCCGCCGCTTATAATCGGCACTATAACCGACATTGCAGGTGACAGCAGATATGTCGTACAGTCCAGCGCAGGCCCTAAATTTATGGTTCGTGCATCCGGATTTCTTGACACCGCTGACCTGAAACAGGGTGCAAGATGTACACTCAACCAGCAGTCATTAACTATAGTAGACATACTGCCGGTATCCTTTGATTCCCAGATCTACGGGATGGAGATCAGCAATATTCCGGAGGAGACCTATGACGATGTAGGAGGCCTTGAATACCAGATAACCGAGATCCGGGAAGCAGTTGAACTTCCGCTGACAAAACCTGAAATATTTACCAGAATTGGAATTACTCCGCCCAAAGGAGTACTGCTCTATGGCCCTCCGGGAACAGGAAAGACTCTCCTTGCAAGGGCTGTGGCCCATCACACCGAGGCAAAATTCCTGAGGGTTGTCGGTTCAGAGCTGGTCCAGAAATATATAGGGGAGGGCGCAAGACTTGTGAGAGAACTGTTTGAACTTGCAAGAAAATCCGCACCCTCAATAATATTTATAGATGAGATAGATGCAATCGGTGCGCACCGGACAGAGGGGATCACTTCCGGAGACAGGGAAGTACAGAGAACTCTCATGCAGCTTTTAGCTGACCTTGACGGCTTTGAGGCAAGAGGAGATGTCAAAATAATCGGGGCAACGAACAGAATAGATATACTTGACCCCGCACTCCTCCGCCCCGGAAGATTTGACCGCATTATTGAGATTCCTCTCCCGGACTACGAAGGCAGGCTCTCAATTCTGAAAATCCATACAGAAAATATGAATATATCTAAAAAATTATCACTTGAGGATATTGCAAAACTTACGGAAGGTATGAACGGCTCGGAACTGAGAGCCATATGTACCGAGGCCGGCATGTTTGCCCTTAGAAATGAGAAGGATTATGTGGGAATAGATGATTTCATCCTTGCGACAGATAAAGTGGGAAGCGAGATAAAAAACCACATGAAGACTACCAGTGACGGAGTTATGTTTGCCTGAATCAGGAACAATGATTATAGTGCACTGGTTCCACACCCCATAGTAATAGTAATAAGCAGATTTTCAAGCAGATTTTCCGGATCATTCCGGAAAGTTCTGCATTATACTGTATACAGGCCGTATTCCCGCAGGAAAGATAAAAACAGATCAATCCTCTGATCTGCTGTACCTGACCTCAAGGACACGGTCGCACATTTCACAGAAATCGGGGTAATCCTCTTTTTTTGAATTTATATCAATCTTCAGTTTTCCGGAGATAAAACCGTCTTTAATCCCTATAAGACCTGCATTCCCACCGGCATCACTGAGCTTTAAATTTCTGCCATATATCTCTCCTGCAAAAATTTCCGAGCAGTATATGCCGGGAGAAACTTCAAAGAGAACAGAGGCGACATAACGCCTGATGTACCACCTGATCTCGGAGAGCAGGGACAAAGAGCCGCCGAGGGTCGAATTTGGGATTACTACTCCGCAGTCCGTTCTTTCAGGCCGGTAAAATCTGAGAATATCCCTGCTCGTCTCTGATGCAAGAAGGGTAGAAAAGAGATCTATACCCTCCTTCTGAATGAGCAGAAGATTCATTTCAATCACATATACATTATATCCGATGAGCCGGTCTTCTTAGTGACCTTGTCAATGGAATAGATGAAATCGTCAAATGTTACATAGTCTGCATTGTTCCTGACCGCATTCATACCCGCTTCGCGGCAGATGGACTGCAGTTCAGCTCCGGTCATATTCTCGGTCAGTGATACCAGCTTCTCAATCGAGACATCTTTTATATTCATTCTTGAGGAGTGGATCTTTAAGATGTCAGACCTGGCTGTCTCATCCGGAAGTGAGACCTCAAGAATCCGGTCAAATCTCCCGGGGCGGAGGAGTGCGGGGTCAAGCATATCCACCCTGTTGGTGGCTGCCATAATCCTGACATTACCCCGGTTGTCAAATCCGTCCATCTCAGCTAAAAGCTGCATAAGTGTCCTCTGCACCTCAGCACTGCCGGAGGTTCCGTCCTGTGTCCTCATGCTTCCGATGGAGTCGATCTCATCTATGAATACTATAGACGGTGACCTCTCCCGTGCAAGTAAGAAGAGGTCCCTGACCATCTGGGCACCCTCACCTATGAATTTATGGACAAGTTCACTGCCGGACATACGGATAAATGTAGCATTGGCACGGTTTGCAACTGCCTTTGCAATCATTGTCTTGCCTGTCCCCGGAGGGCCGAAGAGGAGGATTCCCTTTGGAGGTTCCACACCTATCTTTTCAAAGACTTCAGGGCGCGTCAGCGGGTACTCCACCGCCTCCCGTACCTCCTCGATCTCATTTCTAAGACCGCCGATCATATCAAAACTGACATTCGGAGATTCTTCCAGTTCCATTACACGCACGCGGGTATCAAAGGTATTGCCGACAATCCTGACAATAGAGAGCGCGTTGTTGACAGCGACCTTCATTCCGGCTTTAATCTGGCCTCTCAGGCAGTCAATAGTCTGCGTAATATATTCCTGGTTATTGCCCTGCTGACGCAGGTAAATCTCACCACTGTCAAGAATGTCAATAACTGTCGCAACAAAGAGAGGAGGGCGCTTTAGCTGTTCATTCTCCCTTTTAAGCTGTGTATTTTCCTTTTGGAGGTTGTTAATCTCCCTGTTGAGGATATCAAGCTTTACCCTTAAATCCTGCAACTGTTCGTTTAGTTCCTGTAGTCCCGGTTTTGAAAAACTATCTCCGGAATTGTTGCAGACTGATTCATCCATGATTACTTTATATCTTAATCTTACAACATTTATTAGATATGTCTTTTACAATCCAGTGCAGGGGTATTTCCAAAGGAAAAGCTAAAGGCGAGATTATTGTAAGCAAGGACCCGATCTCATTTCTCTCAGGGGTTGATCCGGAGACCGGGATAGTTATGGAAAAGGGGCATGCAATTGAGGGAAGGTCAATAGCCGGAAAAGTGCTGGTATTCCCACACGGAAAAGGCTCCACAGTCGGATCATACATAGTGTATGCCCTGAAGAAAAATGGCAAAGCACCAGCTGCGATTGTAAATAACGAAGCAGAGACGATAATTGCCACAGGTGCAATAATAGCCGATCTCCCGATGGTGGATAAACCCTCACAGGATATAAATTCCCTGAAGGACGGCATGATAGCAGAAGTAGACGGCGATGAAGGCGTAATTCTTATCGAAGACTAAAATCTTTTTCGCGGTGCTATCTTGTATTATCATCTTATTTTAACTGACGAGTGTAACCTCTGCTGTACATACTGCAGGGATAAGGCATTCATTGTTCCGGACAGCGACTACAACAGTTTTAAATTGTCAGATACTCCTCCGGAAATTGAATACAGCATTGATTCGCTAATTGATTTCCTCTCAAAAGACAGAGATCCAAGCATTCTCTTCTATGGAGGAGAACCACTTCTCAGAATAAAAATGATTGAGGAGATCATGGACCGTGCAGAGAATACCTCTTTTCTGATTTACACAAACGGAATTTTTCTTGACAGGCTTAAAGACGAATATCTAAGCAGGATATCCTACATCTTCATATCAATAGACGGGGATGAGGAGACTACAGACGGATACCGGGGAAGGGGAGTTTACAGGAAAATCTTTGAAAATCTGAAAGAGATCAGGGAGAGAGGGTTTAAAGGAGAGATAATCGCCAGGATGACTGTTGCTGAAAAGACTGACATCTGTAAATCTGTCCTCCACCTCCAGAACCACGAGAACTTCCGGTTTGATTCCATACACTGGCAGCTAGATGCAAATTTCTGGTATGACTATGGTTTAAGGCCGGAATTTAAGGCATGGATAACTGAGTCATACAATCCCGGAATATCAAAGCTCGCAGAATACTGGCTCAGAAAACTCAAAGAGGGTGAGTTTATCAGGTGGTACCCCTTCGCAGCAACAGCCGGAGATATTCTTAAAGGAATTGCAGTAAATCCGATAAGATGCGGCGCAGGAATATACAATTATGCCATTTTAACGGACGGGAACATTGCACCATGTCCCTGTATGGCCGGACTTGAGGAGTATTACTGCGGCAATATCTGTGAGACAGACCCCTCTGAAATTCTTAAATCAGAGATCAGCGGGGACTGCACCGACTGTGAAATAAAGGATTTCTGCGGCGGAAGATGCCTCTACTCCAATATAATCAGGCCGTGGCCTGCCGAGGGCAGAGAGATAGTCAGGGATTCGGTAAAACATCTCAAAGAGTGCATTGAGGATAAAATTCCGGATATAAAAGAGCTGACTGAGAAGGGCATAATATCGGAGAGGGTTTTTGATTACGAAAAGTATAACGGCTGTGAGATAATCCCATAAATAGCAGCCGGGAGGAGAAGAAAACCGGTGCCAATGACAGGTATCATCTGCCGGATGCCAACAATTACTGGTAAATGCAGGACATTACTATATAAATCCGGATAATTTCCTTATTTAAAATAATATCAGGACCAAATATGAAGATCAACTGGAGAAATATAAAATGGGCGGGAAATTCTTATGCAGCATTGTATGCGGCATGCGAACTGGCCGGTTATGAACTTATTCCGGTTGATAAACCTGAAGACGACATAACCCTTTACAGCTTAAACTCTGTAAACGCAGACCATTTTTCTGATGAAATAAGAAACGCAGAGTGCATAACTGTTGCAGGCGGCCCTCATCCAAGCGCAGACCATAAACAATTTACAGGGATTGCAGACTATGTCGTTGTAGGTGAGGCGGAATACTCCCTTCCGGCACTGCTGAGATACCTTGACCCTGACAGTCCTGAAAAAGACCTTCCGGCAGGTGTCGCAGCGGGTGACAGATACAGGGAGAAGGATTACTGTGTAATTCCGGACGCATACCCGCCGTTTACAAAGATTAAGGGGTATGTCGAGATCAGCCGGGGCTGCCCCTACGGCTGCGCCTACTGCCAGACGCCAAGGCTCTTCGGGCAGGGCATAAGGCACAGGAGCATTGACTGTATTGTTAAGGCTGCATCAGGATACAGGGATGTCAGATTTATCAGCCCGAACTCACTTGCATACGGTTCAAAGACAGGTACATCACCGGACTATGACAAACTGGAAAAACTTCTCTCTTCCTTTTTTTCTGACCAGAATGTCTACCTCGGGACATTCCCAAGCGAAGTGAGGCCCGAATTTGTCACAGAAAAATCACTGGAACTGATATCAGATTACTGCTCCAACAAAAAGATCCATTTCGGCGCCCAGTCGGGCAGCAACAGAATGCTCAGAAAGATAAGACGCGGGCATACTTCGGAAGACGTTGTATCGGCAGTAGAACTCTGCCGGGAATTTGGGTTTACTCCGGTTGTGGACTACATAATAGGCCTTCCGGGCGAAGAGGAGGAAGACCAGAGAGAGACCCTTGAGCAGATAAAATGGGTATGCAGATACGGCAAGGTTCATTCACATTATTTCACCCCTCTCTCAGGGACGCCTTTTGAAGGTGAAAAACCCGCGCCTCTTATTCCGGATGTGAACAGAATTCTCGGAAAACTCTCCCTTAACGGAAAAGTCACCGGCTACTGGATTGAGAGCGGGTCAAGGTTTTTTAATCAGAACAAATGATCAGATAATATGAAGAAAATACTCGTATTGACCGACCTGCACGGCAACTACGGAAAGATGGAGGCATTCCTTGAACTTGATCCTGATTTTGTCGTAATTTCAGGAGACCTGACAGAGATGGGGCCATCCGAACCGGCCATTGCCATGCTGGACTCAATCGATGTACCCTGCTTTGTGGTTCCGGGAAACTGTGACCCGAAGGATATCCTTGAACACCTGGAGGATTCTTCTGCCGTATCAATGCACGGCACGGCACTTGACATTGGCAATATAACTTTTGTCGGCCTCGGGGGCTCAAATCCAACGCCTTTCTGCACCCCCTTTGAACTTCAGGAGGAGGAGATCGAAGAGGTCCTCTCATCAGCAGAGAAGAGGATGAGGAAAAATGTGCATAATATCCTCATATGCCACGCCCCGCCGTTCGGGACGCTGGATAACGTTGGGGAAAATCAGGTCGGGAGTACGGCCCTAAAAGAGCATATGAATAATTATGACCTCATATGCTGCGGGCATATACATGACGATCCGGGTGTAAAAGAGACAGATGGCACTGTGGTCGTAAACCCAGGACCTGCATCAGAGGGCAGATGCGCCGTAGTAACACTCGGCGACGATGCAAAGGATATAAGAGTTGAGCTGTACAGCTTCTGAAGAAGAGCAATCTGATTTCCGGCAGAAAACCACCTGAGAGAGATTATGCAGAGTAAATCTCTCCCGGATTTTTCAGGAAGCCTTCGCGGAGCAGACGGGAAGGCAGACCCGGAATTATGATATTCAGGGCCTCAAAAAAAGTGAATCTGCCGGAGAAATAACCGTAATATACTCAGAAATTACCCTCTTTTTCTATAATCATCTCAAGATATGACGTCTGGATGCTCTCACCGGTTACCTCAAGAAATTCCTTAATTTCGTTTATCTTCTCAGCAGCTGAGTCCTTATCTTCAGAAATTATCTCTATTTCAACGAAATGACCAAGGCCCTCAACGATATCAAGTGCAATTGTGGCATCCATGAACAGATATTCTTCTCTTCTCTTCTTCACGCCCCTTGATACGAAAAATCCGGTTTTTAAAAGCACTTTCTCCATATCCTCAGCAGACGATATGGCGACATTGTACTCTTCTCTCGCCTTCGCGCCCGCAGCCTTAACCTTCGGCCCTTTATATGTAAGTTCAGCTGAATCACCGGTATCTCTGATCCTTAAAGCTTCATCTGTCCTTGCGTAGTCCCGGATCAGGGAGTTGTAATACATATCATCCTGCATACTGACACCGAGATATCCTGCATTATTCTCTTCAAGAATCTGTTTAATGCGATCTATAGATTCCACCCGGTTCTTTGACTCAACTTCGTAGATCATTATGTCACCTTATATTAGGTACGGTTGCAAATAAATATAGACAGGTGTAAAATGACAATCAAAGAAGGAGATTTCATCAGACTCAGTTATACCGGCGAAAGCGAGGGTATAATCTTTGACACAACCTACGAAGAGGTTGCAAAAGAAGACGGAACATATTCAGAAGAGAAGAATTATGGACCAATTGTTGTCCGTGTAGGCGGACAACATCTTATACAGGGCCTTGATGAAGACCTCACAGGCAAAGAGACCGGAACAGAGTACTCAGTAGAGATCTCACCTGAAAAGGCATACGGAGAGAGAAACCAGGAACTCGTCCGCTCAGCATCCACAAAGGACTTCGGCGAGAAGCCAACAGTCGGAATGCGTGTAAAGGCAGACGACAGACAGGGTGTAGTTGTAAATGTAGTAGGAAAGCGCGTAGTGATTGACTTCAACCACATGCTCGCCGGAAAGACAATCTCCTACAAATACACAATCGAGAGTGTAATCGAAGAGCCAAAGGAACAGGCAGCAGCACTCTTCAAACTCTTCTGCGGAAAGGAGATGGAGATGGACCTTACAGACGGTGTTCTTACAGTAATCCTCCCGCCCGGAATCACATATGACAAGAACTACATGTACGGCAAAGGCATGGCAGTACACCAGATCTTTGAGTACGTTGAAGGTGTAGAGGAAGTAATTCTCAAAGAGTCCTTCAAGAAACCAGAAATATACAATGAAGAAACTGCTGAAGTAACTGAGGCAACAGAGGTTGCAGCTGAAACAGAAGTTTCTGAAGTTAAAGAAGAGACAGCTGAAGCATCCGAAGAATAAACCCGGATATTCAGCAAAAATATTTTTTAAAACCAAAATTCAAATTATCAAAAAACCACATGGTTTTTTCGTAAAAAAAGTTCTCTTCTAAGGAAATTGATCAGAGTTTTTCCGATTTTTATCGTGAATGAACAGAGTGAATATCGGGTATGTTTTACACCGGAAATATCAGAAATTCCGGCGAAAAAAGTGATTCATATTTTAAATCTTAGCAGTGCCGCAATGCCGCCAAGCGCCTCAAGCCGGCTTCCGGGTTCAAACTCAGTCGAGAGAACAACTATGCCTGCCCTCATATTCTCAGCAGTCTCAAGAAGTGCTGATATGTTATCGTCCCGAAGCAGGCTGTCACAGACAAGCACCTCGTCCACAGCACCATAGTCAATAGCCTGCCTGACCTCAGATACTCCGTACGCGACAGCACCTCCGGTTGAGATCCTCTTTAACAGCTCATCAATGGCCTTAACTTCCCTCGCAAGCTGAATGTCCTCATTTATCCGGCCTGTGATGCCAAGCCCGATAACCTCCTGCACTGCACCCCTGCCTATACGCCTCGTCTCGGCAGTGATGCACCTCTCCGCAAGTTCAGCATCCTTTGACTTAAGGAATGAGATGAAATCATCCTTGACAAAACCAGGCCCTGCAACGACAACCGGCCCTGTAATTGCCGACAGAAAACCATACACCTCCAGAAAAAATTCCTTCCGGCTGTCAAGACCCTCACGCTTGCCTGAACCGCCCAGAACCGAAGTAACCAGTTCAGGGCCAAACTGTCTGAGCCTGAAGAGTTCAGCCTCACCCTCCTCAACTGTCAGTATATGTATAAGACCCAGTGAAGAGGCCTTAACCGCCCTGTCAATCCTCTCAAGATCATAGGACGTCCAGTTTTTTATCACCGAAATTTCATGTCCGGACTCCAGATTTAGGGAATGGTGAAAGCCGGTATCAGGGCCATGCTCAATAACACCGCCAGCCCTCAGCCTCCCGGAGTTATGATGAAACTCAACCTTCTCAATCCGGATGCCAAGGCGCACGGGCTTCTTCTCCGTCTTCTCAGGCCTTGCCTTGTCGGTTGCAGAGTCAATACTTCTGAAGGTTGTTGCAAAGACGAGGTCACCCGGCGCTATCAGGTGCTTTAAGTGCCATAAGTCATCAAGGGTCTCCGGAAAGAGTTTAATCTCCCCGAAATTTCTCTTCAGCCCGCAGAATTCGGATTTCAACTTATCACTCCGCTATATCCGAGCCGCCCGGCGGGACAAATGCTGCAATATTCTCAGTATTCAGAACTTTCTTAAGGTTCTTCTGCTCATTTTCCGGAATCATCTCCTTTAAGGCCTTAAGGATCTTCCTTGCGATATCGTTCGGCTCATAAGTGCCCGGGACGATCCGTACAAAATAGCCCTTTCTCTTCTCAATAGCTGAAGACGGCCCGCCGATAATACCATACTCAGGAGATGTCTGAAGCCCGACTGAAATTCCGGGTGCGACATTCCTGTAATATTTCCTCTCACCCCTGATGACAAAGGCACCGCGTTTTAAGGACTCACCAGACTCGGCAGTCTTGCTCACCTGATCCCTCGGCACTGCATAGACATCCGCGCTGTAAAAACCGGATTTCCAGGCGTTGGAATAGGATACTGCAAAGACTGCCGCTTCGTCCATGCACTCAGTCTCACCCTTAACAGCCACAGCACTTCCGCCGTGGATGTCGGCATGAAGAAATGTATCCTTACCTTCGAGATATTTCCTGACAATATCCTCATTTGTGCCGGCATCACGCCCGCCGATTACCAGGACATCGTCAGATGTGTAAAACCACCTGAACTTATGATACCACTTCGGTTTTATAAATTTAATATCGGTCCTCTTCCTCTCCGGCCTTTCGGTAACCTTAAACCTCTCCATTGCAACGAGTGCACCGGCCTTCTTCTTTTTGAATTTTTTAATCTCGGAGTAATACCTGCCCGCATTACCCTCAACACCCTCAGAGGCATACAGTTTAATCGTTTTTCCGTCCAGGAGAATATCAACGGCTGCCTCTGACGGATAAACCCTCTTTATCATCTTAGCCATCGGATTATCAGCATTTTTCAGGATATCCTCAATCTCCTGCCACGACATCTTTAACGAAGCATCTGAGAGGGTTTTGACTATATCTGCAATGGTCTGGTAGTTGGCATAGATAATCTCAACCTTCTCACTGGCAAGGGTAATTTTCTCCTCAAACTTAACAATAGCCTCCTGCTGCCTCTTTCTGATAATCTCAGCCTTGGAGAGCTTCTTCTTCACTTCCGCCTCAGAGACCTCAGGAAGGCCGAAGTACGAGTCAAGTGCCTGACTGTACGTCTCAAAAGTCTCCTCCGGAATTTCGCCCTCAAAGATTAACGGCCAGCAGCCGCTCTTTGTAATAGCCGGAGACTTTTTGGACTCGAGATCTCCGGAGAGAGTCTTAAACGCCGCAATAATCACCGCAGGGTCGGCCTCAGATGCCGGAGCTTCCCTGGCAATGCCCGATATGCGGCATATCTCCTCTGCATACCTCCCGCCAAGCATAAATGAGGATGCAAGTGTACGTACAATATCCTTATCAGACTCTGCAAGAACTATTCCGGCAGACTCCTCATCATATTCAGTGATGTCTTTTCCCGTGACAGCATACTTCTCCCCCGCAATGATATCCCGGTCCTTAAACCTGTGCCTCTTAAGCGCATTTAAGATCGTATATTCAGAGTCACAGAGAATTGCATTGCCCTCATCAAAAAATTCAAAGATTAGATGGTAAATGCTCTCACTTTTACCTATAGTAAGGTCAAGAACCCTCTGGATTCCCGGCTGATTTATCTCAAGAATTCTTCCGCCGGAGAGATATTTTCTGAGATACATCGAATATCCGGATGGGTTCTCCGGTGATTTCGGAAGTTTTTTTGTCAGGTGAACCCTGACTCCGGACTCAGCAATAATACTGAATTTCTGCCTGTCCTCACCGTTAAGCCTGAATCCGAATGCATTCTGGTCATATTGGTATATCTTTCCAATCCAGAGCGGCATCAGGCCGTTTAACTCAGCTATTACTGCCCTCAGGTCAAGTCCGCTCATTCCTTTTTTAACAGCCATTATATACCAAACTACATATTGTCTGAAGACAAAAAAATAATGACTGATGTTTATATGAGTGAGGAGATTTCTGCAGACCCAATAACAGAGAAAATAAGCAGCAAAAGTGACGCGGAGAAGGTTGCCGGACATCAGCAGCGCATGATAAGGACATGCGTCGGATGTTTTATGGGAATCATAACCGGAGTATTGTCATATCTGTTCATAGGTGACCCTGTATCACCAGCAGGTGAACCAAAAGCGATACTTGGATGGCTTTTGCTTCTTGCAGGGATAGTTTTTCAGAAGCATGTCTTTATGGCATTAAAGATCGATTATTCCGAACTCGGAGCGAAGGACTGGTTTTATCAGGGATTCATGGCATTTGCCTTCTGGTTCATATCATGGACAGTTCTTCTCTCAATAAACTAAATTACATTTTTTATAAAAAATTTACAGGTTGATTAATATGCGAATTGCCGTTGTACATAAAGACAGGTGCCACCCTGTAAAGTGCGGACAGGAATGTATATTATACTGTCCGAGAGTCAGAACAGGCGACGAGACAGTAGTTATCGGGGAAAACGGCAAAGCAGTAATATCCGAAGAACTCTGTGTCGGGTGTGGAATATGCGTTAAGAAATGCCCTTTTGAAGCTATAGATATAATTACACTCCCCGAAGAGCTTGAACACCCTACGCACAGGTACGGACAGAACGGCTTTGCCCTCTATGGCATGGCAATGCCTTCTGAAGGAAAAGTCATGGGAATACTTGGAGAAAACGGTATAGGTAAGAGTACTGCCGTAAGCATACTCTCAGGGCAGTTGATACCAAACAGGGGCGCATTTGACGAAGAACCTACCTGGGACAAATTCCTTGCCGACTACGCAGGCACTGAACTCTTCGACTACATACAGCTCATATCACAGGGAAAGGTGAGCGCCTCCGTAAAACCGCAGTATATTGACTTTATACCAAAAGTATTCAAAGGAAAAGTGAGCGAACTCCTAAAATCCACCGATGAGAGGGGAATACTGGGCCACCTGACAGCCAGACTTAAGCTTGACCCAATACTTGACAGGGAGATTGCCCAACTCTCCGGCGGAGAACTGCAGAGGGTTGCCCTTGCGGCATGCCTTGCAAGAGATGTTAATTTTTACTTCCTTGACGAGATAACGCCCTATCTTGACATATACCAGAGAATGGCAGCAGCAGAACTCATCCGGGAAGTTGCTGAGAAAAAACCTGTTATGATAGTCGAGCATGACCTCGCAATACTCGACATGCTTGCTGACAATATCCACGTAGGATATGGTAAACCGTCGGTATTTGGTATCATTACAAGGCCGAAAGGTGTAAGGATCGGAATTAACCAGTACCTGGAAGGATTCCTTGCCGAGGAGAATGTAAGGTTCAGGCAGTATTCGGTTGACTTTGAGACGAGATCACACTCCAGAGAGACTGAAAGGGAAATACTGATGAAATTTCCGGCAATGAAAAAGAGCTACGGCGGCAAATTCACCCTCAATATCAATGGCGGAGATATACGTCATGGTGAGGTGCTCGGAGTTGTTGGCGCAAACGGTATAGGAAAGAGTACCTTTGCAAAGCTCCTTGCCGGTGCTGAAAAGCCCGATTCCGGGAGGATTTCAGA
The sequence above is a segment of the Methanoplanus limicola DSM 2279 genome. Coding sequences within it:
- a CDS encoding multiprotein bridging factor aMBF1 — encoded protein: MTECEVCGETIRGKPVLVQIGGARMRVCSKCSKLGTVLERPGAGAQAQQQAGKIKTIRPGASGAASAPKRRARDVFDMMDGDIVDDFSARVREGREALGLSQKELALSIKEKEGLIKKIEKGMIPEDGVRKKIESALKIKLIESTDTDIRSEKSGPVTPTLGDMMKLKRSK
- a CDS encoding proteasome-activating nucleotidase, with the translated sequence MADSQTKKSESLNEEDVTRYLLDRISGLEKRNLELREELRQLESEKRFIETQKIRFEREIRKLKGEVEKLRSPPLIIGTITDIAGDSRYVVQSSAGPKFMVRASGFLDTADLKQGARCTLNQQSLTIVDILPVSFDSQIYGMEISNIPEETYDDVGGLEYQITEIREAVELPLTKPEIFTRIGITPPKGVLLYGPPGTGKTLLARAVAHHTEAKFLRVVGSELVQKYIGEGARLVRELFELARKSAPSIIFIDEIDAIGAHRTEGITSGDREVQRTLMQLLADLDGFEARGDVKIIGATNRIDILDPALLRPGRFDRIIEIPLPDYEGRLSILKIHTENMNISKKLSLEDIAKLTEGMNGSELRAICTEAGMFALRNEKDYVGIDDFILATDKVGSEIKNHMKTTSDGVMFA
- a CDS encoding DUF5804 family protein is translated as MNLLLIQKEGIDLFSTLLASETSRDILRFYRPERTDCGVVIPNSTLGGSLSLLSEIRWYIRRYVASVLFEVSPGIYCSEIFAGEIYGRNLKLSDAGGNAGLIGIKDGFISGKLKIDINSKKEDYPDFCEMCDRVLEVRYSRSED
- a CDS encoding proteasome-activating nucleotidase, which encodes MDESVCNNSGDSFSKPGLQELNEQLQDLRVKLDILNREINNLQKENTQLKRENEQLKRPPLFVATVIDILDSGEIYLRQQGNNQEYITQTIDCLRGQIKAGMKVAVNNALSIVRIVGNTFDTRVRVMELEESPNVSFDMIGGLRNEIEEVREAVEYPLTRPEVFEKIGVEPPKGILLFGPPGTGKTMIAKAVANRANATFIRMSGSELVHKFIGEGAQMVRDLFLLARERSPSIVFIDEIDSIGSMRTQDGTSGSAEVQRTLMQLLAEMDGFDNRGNVRIMAATNRVDMLDPALLRPGRFDRILEVSLPDETARSDILKIHSSRMNIKDVSIEKLVSLTENMTGAELQSICREAGMNAVRNNADYVTFDDFIYSIDKVTKKTGSSDIMYM
- a CDS encoding DUF126 domain-containing protein — its product is MSFTIQCRGISKGKAKGEIIVSKDPISFLSGVDPETGIVMEKGHAIEGRSIAGKVLVFPHGKGSTVGSYIVYALKKNGKAPAAIVNNEAETIIATGAIIADLPMVDKPSQDINSLKDGMIAEVDGDEGVILIED
- a CDS encoding TIGR04084 family radical SAM/SPASM domain-containing protein; protein product: MYYHLILTDECNLCCTYCRDKAFIVPDSDYNSFKLSDTPPEIEYSIDSLIDFLSKDRDPSILFYGGEPLLRIKMIEEIMDRAENTSFLIYTNGIFLDRLKDEYLSRISYIFISIDGDEETTDGYRGRGVYRKIFENLKEIRERGFKGEIIARMTVAEKTDICKSVLHLQNHENFRFDSIHWQLDANFWYDYGLRPEFKAWITESYNPGISKLAEYWLRKLKEGEFIRWYPFAATAGDILKGIAVNPIRCGAGIYNYAILTDGNIAPCPCMAGLEEYYCGNICETDPSEILKSEISGDCTDCEIKDFCGGRCLYSNIIRPWPAEGREIVRDSVKHLKECIEDKIPDIKELTEKGIISERVFDYEKYNGCEIIP
- a CDS encoding TIGR04013 family B12-binding domain/radical SAM domain-containing protein, translating into MKINWRNIKWAGNSYAALYAACELAGYELIPVDKPEDDITLYSLNSVNADHFSDEIRNAECITVAGGPHPSADHKQFTGIADYVVVGEAEYSLPALLRYLDPDSPEKDLPAGVAAGDRYREKDYCVIPDAYPPFTKIKGYVEISRGCPYGCAYCQTPRLFGQGIRHRSIDCIVKAASGYRDVRFISPNSLAYGSKTGTSPDYDKLEKLLSSFFSDQNVYLGTFPSEVRPEFVTEKSLELISDYCSNKKIHFGAQSGSNRMLRKIRRGHTSEDVVSAVELCREFGFTPVVDYIIGLPGEEEEDQRETLEQIKWVCRYGKVHSHYFTPLSGTPFEGEKPAPLIPDVNRILGKLSLNGKVTGYWIESGSRFFNQNK